The following coding sequences lie in one Pseudarthrobacter phenanthrenivorans Sphe3 genomic window:
- a CDS encoding FadR/GntR family transcriptional regulator, with amino-acid sequence MTHQLEDTVEPPRLGAGRITGLERRSAMDAVRMRIGMAISLGLLKPGERLPDQEDVALGLSVSPITARRALASLAEQGVVVRRRGRAGGTFVADSPPTDVLAELSASPAESQAVNRLVDRRLLFECAVTHYAAVNATAEQLDELERLTREMAGASDWSYYHRMDEQFHQLVGTASCLDSAVELYHETLAELYDYFIPYPIEKLHKSNQDHVALVAALRAGQVEEAVEVARKHVDILHRTMFMGLARGEGLSRHD; translated from the coding sequence ATGACCCATCAGCTGGAGGACACCGTCGAGCCCCCGCGTCTCGGCGCCGGCAGGATCACCGGTTTGGAGCGGCGCAGCGCCATGGACGCTGTGCGGATGCGGATCGGCATGGCGATTTCGCTGGGGCTTTTGAAGCCGGGCGAGCGGCTGCCGGACCAGGAGGACGTGGCCTTGGGTCTCTCGGTCAGCCCGATCACGGCGCGGCGCGCGTTGGCCAGCCTGGCGGAGCAGGGTGTGGTGGTCCGCCGGCGCGGCCGTGCGGGCGGAACGTTTGTTGCGGATTCGCCGCCTACTGATGTTTTGGCCGAGCTTTCGGCGTCACCGGCGGAGTCCCAGGCTGTGAACCGGCTGGTGGACCGGCGGCTGCTGTTCGAATGCGCCGTGACGCACTACGCGGCCGTGAATGCTACGGCTGAGCAGCTGGATGAGCTGGAGCGGCTGACTCGTGAGATGGCCGGGGCGAGCGACTGGTCCTACTACCACCGGATGGACGAGCAGTTCCATCAACTGGTCGGCACGGCATCATGCCTGGATTCCGCCGTCGAGCTTTATCACGAGACCCTCGCCGAGCTCTACGACTACTTCATCCCCTACCCCATCGAGAAGCTGCACAAGTCCAACCAGGACCACGTTGCTCTTGTGGCAGCCCTCCGCGCCGGTCAAGTTGAGGAAGCCGTGGAGGTTGCCCGGAAGCACGTGGACATCCTGCACAGGACGATGTTCATGGGGCTTGCGCGGGGCGAAGGTTTAAGCCGCCATGACTGA
- a CDS encoding DUF4839 domain-containing protein, with product MTEDDAEYEFRSMQTLRGTEARTIARLKREGWEFVSQSQEQLLRTKMNFRRLKPRQQPWRSWGVGAAAVAVIGVIAVGVISEGGGSAERATSPSEPAIVTSEEPTDAPSVEPSAASEDSPPSPIHSEPGERLTVENSADLAALLSGTATGGEIVENFAAKYKGRIIEFDGSIGAMNNHANYKTRYDILISAGDYSETKAQGPNFQFRDVGISDLNLTGSPIPDYIGKRDNLHVVARVGEFESFQELFLLDPISTSVR from the coding sequence ATGACTGAAGACGACGCAGAGTATGAGTTCAGGTCCATGCAGACACTGCGTGGCACAGAAGCTAGGACGATAGCAAGACTGAAGAGGGAAGGCTGGGAGTTCGTTTCACAAAGCCAAGAACAGCTACTGCGGACGAAAATGAATTTCCGACGGCTGAAGCCCAGGCAGCAGCCTTGGCGTTCTTGGGGAGTTGGAGCCGCTGCCGTGGCAGTAATCGGCGTCATCGCAGTCGGCGTCATCTCGGAGGGAGGAGGCTCCGCCGAACGCGCCACGTCCCCCTCCGAGCCCGCGATAGTCACAAGCGAAGAGCCGACCGATGCGCCATCAGTGGAGCCTAGCGCGGCATCTGAAGATTCCCCCCCTTCGCCAATTCACTCCGAACCTGGCGAGCGGTTGACTGTGGAAAACAGTGCAGACTTGGCAGCGCTTTTATCTGGGACGGCCACAGGCGGAGAAATTGTAGAAAACTTTGCTGCAAAGTACAAGGGTAGGATCATTGAATTCGATGGAAGTATTGGCGCCATGAACAATCACGCCAATTACAAGACACGATACGACATCCTAATCTCTGCTGGTGATTATAGCGAGACAAAGGCGCAAGGCCCGAACTTTCAATTTCGCGATGTTGGAATAAGCGATCTAAATCTTACCGGGTCACCCATTCCGGATTATATCGGAAAGCGAGACAATCTTCACGTCGTGGCTCGTGTGGGGGAATTCGAAAGTTTTCAGGAACTCTTCCTCCTTGATCCCATTTCAACTTCAGTACGCTGA
- a CDS encoding Ltp family lipoprotein encodes MQALAAAKGYLATGIGFSQASLIAQLTSSYGNQFSQEDAQWAVDNSGADWNEQALKAAKGYLTTGLGFSQASLTAQLTASSGNQFTQEQADYAVANSGADWNEQAVKAAKGYMDSGMGFSRQGLIDQLTSPYGNQFTQEQAQYAADQVGL; translated from the coding sequence TTGCAGGCTCTGGCAGCGGCCAAAGGCTATCTGGCCACAGGGATAGGCTTCTCGCAGGCTTCGCTGATCGCGCAGCTGACATCGAGCTATGGTAACCAATTCTCGCAGGAGGACGCCCAGTGGGCCGTCGATAACTCCGGAGCCGACTGGAATGAGCAGGCTCTGAAAGCGGCGAAGGGCTATCTGACTACAGGCTTAGGCTTCTCGCAGGCTTCGCTCACTGCGCAGCTCACAGCCAGCTCCGGCAACCAATTCACGCAGGAGCAGGCCGACTACGCTGTTGCCAACTCCGGTGCGGACTGGAACGAGCAGGCCGTTAAGGCAGCGAAGGGGTATATGGACTCAGGGATGGGCTTCTCCCGGCAGGGCTTGATTGACCAGCTAACGAGCCCCTACGGTAACCAGTTCACGCAGGAGCAGGCGCAGTACGCCGCCGACCAGGTGGGGCTCTAG
- a CDS encoding amino acid permease yields MEQQTKTSARALGAALKPRQLTMMGLGSAIGAGLFIGSGAGIQAAGPAVLISYLVAGTLIILVMWALGEMAAANPDSGAFSVYTAKAYGPVAGATVGWLWWLQLVVVIAAEALGAAGLLATIFPALPVWLMAFVFIVVLTAVNLTSVKNFGEFEFWFALLKVAAIVAFLLVGFALLFGLVPGVQSPGLSNFMGEGFAVNGFGGIATALFVVAFAFGGTEIVSVAAAETAEPARSVKKAVRTVLWRILVFYIGAIFIIAAVVPVGSEGLKSPFAAVLDAAGMPGAATAITLVAVAALLSALNANLYGASRMAYSLAERGEAPRWLASVSKARVPVVAVLASVAFGVVTVVLELMFPEMVLGVLLNIVGSTCLLVWTSALLAQLALRLRADRDGTELPLRMPGFPWLTGLGLLILAAIFTVGFIGEDSRPQLLSTFGLVALLAVACWVNHRKRDARPSVESSEDDTEPVLID; encoded by the coding sequence ATGGAACAACAGACAAAGACGTCTGCCCGCGCCCTCGGCGCGGCCCTGAAACCCCGCCAGCTCACGATGATGGGCCTGGGCAGCGCGATCGGCGCCGGCCTGTTCATCGGCTCCGGCGCGGGCATACAGGCCGCCGGCCCGGCCGTGCTGATCTCCTACCTGGTGGCCGGCACCCTGATCATCCTGGTGATGTGGGCCCTTGGCGAGATGGCCGCCGCCAACCCGGACAGCGGTGCGTTCTCCGTCTACACCGCCAAGGCTTATGGGCCGGTGGCCGGTGCCACGGTTGGCTGGCTCTGGTGGCTCCAGCTCGTGGTGGTCATCGCGGCCGAGGCGCTGGGTGCGGCAGGCCTGCTGGCCACCATCTTCCCGGCCCTGCCGGTATGGCTGATGGCTTTCGTGTTCATCGTGGTGCTCACCGCCGTGAACCTGACCAGCGTGAAGAATTTCGGCGAGTTCGAGTTCTGGTTTGCACTGCTGAAGGTGGCGGCCATCGTCGCGTTCCTGCTGGTTGGCTTCGCACTGCTCTTCGGCTTGGTACCGGGCGTGCAGTCGCCGGGCCTGTCCAACTTTATGGGCGAGGGCTTCGCGGTCAACGGCTTCGGCGGGATCGCGACGGCGCTGTTTGTGGTGGCGTTCGCGTTCGGCGGCACCGAGATCGTGTCCGTGGCTGCAGCCGAGACGGCAGAACCTGCCCGCAGCGTGAAGAAGGCCGTCCGGACCGTGCTGTGGCGCATCCTGGTGTTCTACATCGGCGCGATCTTCATCATCGCTGCGGTTGTTCCCGTGGGTTCGGAGGGGCTGAAGAGCCCATTCGCCGCCGTGCTGGATGCAGCCGGCATGCCCGGTGCAGCCACCGCCATCACCCTGGTAGCCGTCGCAGCACTGCTCTCCGCGCTCAACGCCAACCTCTACGGCGCATCCCGGATGGCGTACTCGCTGGCCGAGCGGGGCGAAGCACCGCGTTGGCTCGCTTCCGTGTCGAAGGCCCGGGTTCCGGTGGTCGCGGTCCTGGCCAGCGTTGCCTTCGGCGTTGTCACAGTGGTGCTGGAGCTGATGTTCCCCGAGATGGTCCTTGGCGTCCTGCTGAACATCGTTGGTTCCACGTGCCTGCTGGTGTGGACGTCAGCGCTGCTCGCCCAGCTCGCGCTGCGCCTCCGCGCCGACCGCGACGGGACGGAACTTCCCCTGCGGATGCCGGGCTTCCCGTGGCTCACCGGCCTTGGTCTGCTGATCCTCGCCGCGATCTTCACAGTGGGCTTCATCGGCGAGGACTCGCGTCCCCAGCTCCTGAGCACCTTCGGGCTCGTGGCGCTGCTGGCGGTGGCGTGCTGGGTGAACCACCGGAAGCGGGACGCTCGGCCGAGTGTCGAATCTTCGGAAGATGACACGGAGCCGGTGCTCATCGACTGA